One Nitrosomonas sp. PY1 DNA window includes the following coding sequences:
- the glgB gene encoding 1,4-alpha-glucan branching protein GlgB gives MTVSRKNKNSMLQQSLLGARLHDPFGYLGLHQDKKLTYIRVFRPGVKQISIKVEDDFVPMHCIHHDGIFEWSGVTKPEVPYRLRIEVMAEKPIIFESYDAYAFPLNISDHDLYLFNEGRLWQAYRMLGAHAVQNNGVDGIRFSVWAPNAERVSVVSDFNQWDGRVNPMKVHHASGVWELFIPDLLPNTFYKYEIRNRNTGEILLKTDPYANRYELRPNTAAMTPELSAYHWHDAVWMQERAQRDWLHAPMNILEVHAGSWKRHLDGRFYTYRELAEHLIAYVQEMGYTHIELMPISEHPLDESWGYQTTGYFAVTSRYGSSDDFRFFVDACHQANIGVILDWVPAHFPQDTFALARFDGTALYEHEDPRLGYHHDWGTYIFNFGRNEVKSFLLSSAHYWLSEFHLDGLRVDAVASMLYLDYSRKEGEWLPNQYGGRENLDAIHFLRDLNIMVHAEFPGALTLAEESTAWPGVSRPTYLGGLGFSMKWNMGWMHDTLFYMRQDPIYRRYHQNQLTFSQLYAYSENFILPFSHDEVVHGKGSLYSKMTGDNWQKFANLRLLFAYQMTYPGKKLNFMGNEFGQINEWRVNHELDWYLLEGSFHVGVQMALRDLNRHYHTIPALHQLDFSPEGFYWIDCQDADHSIISYVRQDHSGGFVVVVLNFTPVPRVGYRLGIPMAGNYYEIFNSNSIYYGGSNQGNIGSISSVAQSCMGFSDSITITLPPLAGIILELQP, from the coding sequence ATGACTGTATCTCGTAAAAACAAGAACTCTATGTTACAGCAATCTTTGTTGGGCGCCCGATTGCACGATCCGTTTGGCTATCTGGGATTACATCAGGATAAAAAACTAACTTACATTCGTGTGTTTCGTCCTGGCGTAAAACAGATTTCGATCAAGGTAGAAGATGATTTTGTACCGATGCATTGTATACATCATGATGGTATTTTTGAGTGGAGCGGCGTGACTAAACCCGAAGTTCCTTATCGTTTACGTATCGAAGTCATGGCTGAGAAGCCAATTATTTTTGAAAGCTATGATGCTTACGCGTTTCCATTAAACATTTCCGATCATGATTTGTACCTGTTTAATGAAGGGAGATTATGGCAGGCCTATCGAATGTTAGGAGCGCACGCCGTTCAAAATAATGGGGTCGATGGCATACGTTTTTCAGTATGGGCACCCAATGCCGAACGTGTGAGTGTGGTGAGTGATTTCAATCAATGGGATGGGCGTGTCAATCCCATGAAAGTGCATCATGCCAGCGGTGTTTGGGAATTGTTTATTCCAGATCTGCTGCCAAACACCTTCTATAAATATGAAATTCGTAATCGAAATACAGGGGAAATTTTGCTCAAGACGGACCCCTACGCCAATCGCTATGAATTGCGTCCCAATACCGCCGCAATGACGCCCGAGCTTTCAGCATACCACTGGCACGATGCCGTGTGGATGCAAGAACGCGCTCAGCGCGATTGGTTGCATGCACCCATGAATATTTTAGAAGTGCACGCAGGGTCTTGGAAGCGTCACCTGGATGGACGCTTTTATACTTATCGCGAATTAGCCGAGCATCTGATTGCATACGTGCAGGAAATGGGTTACACGCATATCGAATTGATGCCGATTTCCGAGCATCCGCTCGATGAATCATGGGGTTATCAAACCACTGGTTATTTTGCAGTAACCAGTCGTTATGGTTCATCAGATGATTTTCGTTTTTTTGTCGATGCTTGTCATCAAGCAAATATTGGTGTGATTCTCGATTGGGTACCGGCACATTTCCCGCAAGATACGTTTGCCCTGGCGCGCTTTGATGGTACTGCGCTGTATGAACACGAAGATCCGCGTTTGGGGTATCACCACGATTGGGGCACGTATATCTTTAATTTTGGCCGCAATGAAGTGAAATCCTTTTTGTTGTCCAGTGCGCATTACTGGTTATCCGAGTTTCATTTGGATGGACTGCGCGTCGACGCGGTTGCTTCGATGCTCTATCTGGATTATTCGCGCAAAGAGGGAGAATGGCTACCCAATCAGTACGGTGGTCGGGAAAATTTGGACGCGATCCACTTTTTGCGCGATCTGAATATCATGGTGCATGCCGAATTTCCCGGTGCGCTTACCTTGGCGGAAGAGTCTACCGCCTGGCCAGGGGTATCGCGTCCAACTTATCTCGGTGGTTTAGGGTTTTCAATGAAATGGAACATGGGATGGATGCACGATACGCTGTTTTATATGCGACAAGATCCGATTTACCGACGATACCACCAGAATCAACTGACTTTTAGTCAATTGTATGCTTATAGTGAAAATTTCATTCTGCCTTTTTCTCACGATGAAGTGGTGCACGGCAAGGGTTCGTTGTATAGCAAAATGACAGGGGATAATTGGCAGAAATTTGCCAATCTGCGCTTATTATTCGCCTACCAAATGACTTATCCAGGCAAGAAACTCAACTTCATGGGCAATGAGTTTGGCCAGATAAATGAATGGCGAGTCAATCATGAATTGGATTGGTATCTTCTGGAAGGCTCTTTTCATGTCGGTGTACAAATGGCGCTACGTGACTTGAATCGGCACTATCATACTATTCCGGCACTCCATCAATTGGATTTTTCACCAGAGGGGTTTTATTGGATCGATTGCCAAGATGCTGACCATTCAATTATTAGCTATGTGCGGCAAGATCACAGCGGCGGATTTGTAGTGGTGGTTCTAAATTTCACCCCAGTGCCGCGCGTGGGGTATCGTTTAGGGATACCCATGGCCGGAAATTACTACGAAATTTTTAACAGCAATTCGATCTATTACGGCGGTAGCAACCAAGGCAACATTGGTAGCATCAGTAGCGTCGCACAAAGCTGCATGGGGTTTTCCGATTCGATCACTATCACGTTGCCGCCGTTAGCGGGGATTATTTTGGAATTGCAACCATAA
- a CDS encoding high-potential iron-sulfur protein — MTYLHLISLTSKLIYYSPKFIALSATIPFTTSLVAQAQTGKPSKELMGYVDKPKGDEQCSNCRQFIPGKTPEADGECVVVDGSISPHGWCNAYSKKS; from the coding sequence ATGACTTATCTTCATTTGATTAGCTTAACATCTAAGCTAATCTACTACAGCCCCAAATTTATAGCTTTAAGTGCTACAATTCCTTTTACAACCAGCTTAGTTGCTCAAGCGCAGACAGGAAAACCATCTAAAGAATTAATGGGTTATGTTGACAAGCCCAAAGGGGATGAGCAATGTAGTAATTGCCGGCAATTCATACCTGGCAAAACACCTGAAGCCGATGGCGAATGCGTAGTAGTAGATGGCAGTATTAGTCCTCATGGTTGGTGTAATGCATATTCAAAAAAATCATAA
- a CDS encoding IS1595 family transposase: MKISHCRLLRKIQLRLLEFFVLEVTARSAANILGIQPNSAALFYRKIREVIAYHLERESHEIFDGIVELDESYFGGVRKGKRGRGAAGKVAVFGILKRGGKVYTKVVGDTKSETLMPLITRKIAPDSVVYTDCYRSYNALDVSHFYHERINHSTLFAQGKNHINGIENFWNQAKRVLRKYNGIPKESFPSFLKECEFRFNYGTPKHQLKILKNWTQI, encoded by the coding sequence ATGAAGATAAGTCATTGTAGATTATTAAGGAAAATACAGTTAAGGTTACTGGAATTTTTTGTGCTGGAAGTTACAGCAAGATCAGCAGCCAATATACTCGGAATACAACCCAATAGCGCCGCGTTGTTTTATCGTAAAATACGTGAAGTTATTGCTTATCATCTGGAGCGGGAATCTCACGAAATCTTTGATGGTATAGTGGAGTTGGATGAGAGCTATTTCGGTGGCGTTCGTAAAGGTAAACGTGGCCGTGGAGCTGCTGGTAAGGTGGCTGTGTTCGGCATATTGAAGCGTGGTGGTAAGGTATACACAAAAGTTGTAGGCGACACTAAATCAGAAACACTTATGCCGCTGATAACCAGAAAAATAGCACCTGACAGCGTAGTTTATACAGATTGTTATCGCAGTTACAATGCGCTTGATGTGAGCCACTTCTACCATGAACGGATTAATCATTCCACGTTATTTGCGCAAGGCAAGAATCACATTAATGGGATTGAGAATTTTTGGAATCAGGCCAAACGTGTTTTAAGAAAATACAATGGAATTCCCAAAGAGTCATTTCCATCTTTTCTTAAAGAATGTGAATTTAGATTCAACTATGGAACACCTAAACATCAACTAAAAATATTGAAAAATTGGACTCAAATTTAA
- a CDS encoding cyclic nucleotide-binding domain-containing protein, protein MFLFVLDKNGIVKLSHLTERGSKITVDLLRRGDVIGCFLNDPAGQEIDETAQALDEVDYYRIAYGDFKAVMFHQAELA, encoded by the coding sequence TTGTTCTTATTTGTTTTGGATAAAAACGGTATCGTCAAGCTTTCTCATTTAACCGAGCGGGGGAGTAAAATTACGGTTGATCTGCTCAGGAGAGGGGATGTCATTGGTTGTTTTTTGAATGATCCTGCCGGTCAGGAAATAGATGAGACTGCGCAAGCATTGGATGAGGTTGATTACTATCGGATAGCTTATGGCGATTTTAAAGCAGTGATGTTTCATCAAGCAGAATTGGCTTAG
- a CDS encoding helix-turn-helix domain-containing protein, with protein sequence MFGIRCTHGYTLEIHLTQQEVADLVGASRSVVSTILNDFRNRGMYTRDQICINDAALIDSCRFQ encoded by the coding sequence ATGTTTGGAATAAGGTGTACTCATGGGTATACCTTGGAAATTCATTTAACTCAACAAGAAGTGGCAGATCTGGTGGGGGCAAGCCGCTCTGTTGTAAGTACGATTTTGAACGATTTTCGAAATCGCGGAATGTATACGCGCGATCAAATTTGTATTAATGATGCTGCTCTTATCGATTCGTGCAGATTCCAATAA
- a CDS encoding efflux RND transporter permease subunit, with amino-acid sequence MNQIVLIALRRPYTFVVLAILIVLFGIKSVRTAPTDVFPNIKIPVIAVVWAYAGLLSNDVSGRITFYFERMLTSTVEGIDKIVSQSYFGISITNIFLQPETNLAGAEAEVTAISQAIVKALPPDISPPMIMRLEASSVPVAMVQVTSETLTPAELYNLAYTQIRPFLVTIPGAILPHPYGGKPKQLLVSLDQQKLMARQLSASDVHAAFDQQNLVLPAGDMKIKETDWMVKTNAMPIHVDDFNNIPIKRKDDAFIYLRDVADVQLAGPPQTNAVLVDGKQAVVLVVMKGGDASTLDVVDGIKKAMPRIEEILPPGVELKILNDASIFVKDSIFDVTREMLTAGILVGAIVMLLLGSWRPTVIVATSIPLSILTSLICLEALGESLNIMTLGGLALAVGILVDDATVMIENIDTHLAMGKPLEEAIVDAANQIVVPTLVATLCIVIVWFPLFWLTGVSGWLFTPMAKAVMLAMLASFILSRTLVPTMAKYILVHSDSHEDEHKQGGIFTRFQQGFEKRFNLFCSGYYALLEKVIEHRNRFVGSLLIVAIGSLVLFYFNGRDFFPEIKSDTMQMHMRAPLGTRIEVTSRLTSLVAKDIERLLPGKVEGIISNCGLPVGPHNLAFIPTPTVGAQDCDLTISLKDEKSPVWDYRKIIRQGLKELYPGIEFTFQPADLTAKILNFGSPAPIDVQVNGMDIYGNYEFSRKLVGELRKIPGSTDVVIQQTMRTPTLFVEGQRAFGLDVGSGVELKEKDIATNMLLSTSGSQQIDQKYWLDERTGISYQINIYTPQPQLASIKDLMTIPVNSGDIDSADRSIQLLGNLTELSAIGSPGLVTHKGIMPLFNIFVSAEGRGLGGVLADVEKIVHDMEKDLPRGSAVEISGQAETMRSAYSELVFGLVAAVVLIYLLLVVNFQSWLDPFIIITALPGALAGIAWSLFLTETNISVPALTGAIMSMGTATANSILVVSYARERIQEHGDALLAAIESGKARIRPVLMTASAMIFGMLPMATGDSTNAPLGRAVIGGLTFATIFTLFFVPCVYAMIYNKRTAPQREDS; translated from the coding sequence ATGAATCAAATTGTCCTTATTGCCTTACGAAGGCCCTATACCTTCGTGGTCCTAGCAATCTTGATTGTTTTGTTTGGCATCAAATCGGTACGTACCGCGCCGACCGATGTTTTTCCAAACATAAAAATACCGGTTATTGCGGTGGTATGGGCTTATGCTGGACTTTTATCGAACGACGTTTCTGGGAGGATCACTTTTTATTTCGAGCGTATGTTGACTTCGACCGTCGAAGGTATCGACAAGATCGTTAGTCAGTCGTATTTCGGTATTAGTATTACGAATATATTTCTTCAACCTGAAACCAATCTGGCCGGTGCCGAGGCTGAGGTTACAGCAATAAGTCAAGCAATTGTTAAGGCATTGCCACCCGATATTTCGCCGCCTATGATCATGCGTCTGGAGGCTTCTTCGGTACCGGTTGCGATGGTCCAGGTTACTTCCGAAACGTTGACTCCCGCGGAGCTTTACAATCTTGCTTATACACAGATTAGGCCTTTTCTTGTAACGATCCCGGGAGCAATTTTACCGCATCCTTATGGCGGGAAACCTAAGCAGCTATTGGTATCTCTCGATCAACAAAAATTAATGGCTCGGCAACTGTCAGCAAGTGACGTTCATGCGGCTTTTGATCAGCAAAATCTTGTGTTACCAGCAGGGGACATGAAAATCAAAGAGACAGACTGGATGGTTAAGACAAATGCCATGCCGATTCATGTTGATGATTTTAATAATATTCCAATTAAGAGAAAAGATGATGCTTTCATCTATCTTCGCGATGTCGCTGATGTGCAGCTTGCCGGGCCGCCTCAAACGAATGCTGTACTGGTGGATGGAAAACAGGCTGTAGTTCTTGTTGTGATGAAAGGTGGCGACGCATCGACTTTGGATGTGGTTGATGGTATTAAAAAGGCTATGCCTCGCATAGAGGAAATTCTACCGCCAGGGGTAGAGCTTAAGATTCTTAACGACGCGTCAATTTTCGTCAAAGATTCAATTTTTGACGTTACGCGGGAGATGTTGACTGCCGGTATTCTTGTCGGTGCTATTGTCATGCTTTTGCTTGGTTCTTGGCGTCCGACGGTAATCGTTGCCACTTCGATTCCGCTATCTATCCTGACTTCACTGATTTGCTTGGAGGCATTGGGAGAATCTTTGAATATCATGACACTTGGTGGATTGGCATTGGCCGTAGGAATTCTTGTCGACGATGCGACAGTCATGATCGAAAATATCGATACCCATCTGGCAATGGGTAAGCCTCTCGAAGAAGCAATCGTTGATGCAGCAAACCAAATTGTTGTTCCGACGCTGGTGGCAACGCTATGTATTGTTATCGTTTGGTTTCCTTTGTTCTGGCTTACTGGAGTATCGGGCTGGTTATTCACGCCAATGGCAAAAGCGGTGATGCTCGCTATGCTGGCGTCCTTTATTTTGTCGCGTACGCTCGTACCAACCATGGCAAAGTATATTCTGGTGCATTCCGATTCCCATGAAGATGAACATAAGCAGGGGGGGATTTTTACTCGCTTTCAGCAGGGATTCGAGAAGCGATTTAATCTTTTCTGTAGTGGATATTACGCACTCCTTGAGAAAGTAATCGAGCATCGCAATCGATTTGTAGGAAGCTTGTTGATCGTTGCGATCGGATCTCTCGTTTTGTTCTACTTTAATGGTCGCGATTTTTTCCCAGAAATCAAGTCTGATACCATGCAGATGCATATGCGAGCTCCGTTGGGTACGCGTATTGAGGTTACGAGCCGTCTCACTTCTCTTGTTGCAAAGGATATCGAACGCTTGCTGCCTGGGAAGGTTGAAGGAATAATCAGCAATTGCGGACTTCCTGTTGGCCCCCATAATTTGGCTTTTATTCCAACTCCTACAGTAGGAGCTCAGGATTGTGATTTGACGATTTCTTTAAAGGACGAAAAATCGCCGGTGTGGGATTATCGGAAAATTATTCGTCAGGGGTTGAAGGAATTATATCCAGGGATTGAGTTTACATTTCAACCTGCTGATTTGACAGCAAAAATTCTTAATTTTGGATCTCCGGCTCCGATTGATGTACAAGTAAATGGAATGGATATTTACGGGAATTATGAATTTTCGCGAAAATTGGTCGGTGAGCTACGCAAAATTCCTGGTTCTACCGATGTGGTAATTCAACAAACCATGCGTACACCAACACTGTTTGTCGAAGGCCAAAGAGCATTTGGATTGGATGTTGGATCAGGTGTCGAGTTAAAAGAGAAGGATATTGCCACTAACATGCTTTTATCAACATCCGGGAGCCAACAGATTGACCAAAAATACTGGCTGGATGAAAGAACGGGTATTTCATATCAAATTAACATCTATACACCGCAGCCGCAGCTTGCAAGCATCAAAGATTTAATGACTATCCCTGTCAATTCTGGTGACATTGATTCGGCTGATAGAAGCATACAGCTTCTGGGAAATCTTACAGAGCTATCAGCGATTGGGTCGCCAGGACTGGTTACTCATAAAGGAATTATGCCGTTGTTTAATATATTTGTGTCAGCCGAGGGACGAGGTCTTGGTGGAGTTTTAGCGGATGTTGAGAAAATCGTTCACGATATGGAAAAAGATCTTCCTCGCGGTTCAGCAGTTGAAATAAGTGGTCAAGCAGAGACTATGCGCAGTGCTTATTCCGAGCTGGTTTTTGGTCTTGTAGCTGCTGTTGTGTTGATTTATCTTCTCCTCGTCGTTAATTTTCAATCATGGTTAGATCCTTTTATCATCATTACAGCCTTACCGGGCGCATTGGCTGGTATCGCCTGGTCTTTATTTTTAACTGAAACCAATATTTCTGTGCCAGCCCTGACAGGTGCCATCATGTCCATGGGGACAGCTACGGCAAATTCTATTCTTGTCGTATCCTATGCCAGAGAGCGTATTCAGGAGCATGGAGATGCGTTATTAGCTGCCATTGAATCCGGAAAAGCTCGTATTCGCCCTGTGCTAATGACTGCATCAGCTATGATCTTTGGCATGCTTCCGATGGCTACCGGAGATTCCACTAATGCTCCGTTAGGGCGCGCAGTTATCGGTGGTCTGACATTTGCGACGATATTCACATTGTTCTTTGTTCCTTGTGTATATGCCATGATATACAATAAACGTACCGCTCCTCAGCGTGAGGATTCCTGA
- a CDS encoding efflux RND transporter periplasmic adaptor subunit: MKQLNKKNGIIIFVVVLSVLYVGYRIWEFRSGAIALQKEALDNSIPTVAITHAKPSPAEETIKLPGNLQAWFQAPVYAQVSGYVREWHKDYGAQVKVGDILAEINVPALDAKYRQSKADLETERALNELAIITAERYIALRKNQAVSEQSITVKVAEAKAQAARVKAAEQHVKSFEALIRFKTIVAPYEGVVIDRSINVGDYINKEGTISTPSGEVVRNLFTVADISRMRLFVNVPERFGPFLHDGLTADVTVPQLPNRHFTAHFLTSARGFDTSTRTVVTEFVIENEDKALWPGSYATVHITAQVEKDILTIPSSAMVFQEKGTQVAVVDDDHRVRFKSIMVTRILDATVEVSEGISVNDRIINNPSAALLEGDQVRIVTPTKGYMLEDKSGSELKTSRESALREQHAP; encoded by the coding sequence ATGAAGCAATTGAATAAAAAAAATGGAATAATAATTTTTGTAGTTGTTCTTTCTGTTTTGTATGTAGGCTACCGGATTTGGGAATTTAGGTCGGGCGCAATTGCCTTACAAAAAGAAGCACTTGATAACTCAATTCCAACGGTTGCCATTACTCATGCCAAACCATCGCCTGCCGAAGAAACGATTAAACTTCCAGGCAATTTACAAGCCTGGTTCCAAGCTCCGGTTTATGCTCAGGTATCGGGATATGTTCGCGAATGGCACAAGGATTATGGCGCGCAAGTGAAAGTTGGAGATATTCTTGCCGAGATCAACGTGCCAGCTCTCGATGCGAAATATCGACAATCTAAAGCAGATTTAGAAACGGAACGGGCTCTTAATGAGCTTGCAATAATTACGGCAGAGCGGTACATAGCATTGCGTAAGAATCAAGCGGTGTCCGAGCAATCGATCACAGTCAAAGTAGCAGAAGCAAAGGCTCAAGCAGCAAGAGTCAAGGCTGCGGAGCAGCATGTCAAGAGTTTTGAAGCATTGATTCGATTTAAAACAATTGTTGCTCCATATGAAGGTGTAGTCATTGATCGTAGTATCAACGTTGGAGACTACATCAATAAAGAAGGTACGATCAGCACGCCATCGGGTGAAGTAGTCAGGAATCTATTTACTGTGGCTGATATTAGTCGGATGCGCTTGTTTGTTAATGTACCGGAGAGATTCGGTCCTTTTCTGCATGATGGATTAACAGCCGATGTAACGGTACCGCAGCTTCCTAATCGGCACTTTACCGCTCATTTTTTAACCAGTGCCCGTGGCTTTGACACCAGTACACGTACGGTAGTAACCGAGTTTGTCATTGAGAATGAAGATAAAGCTTTGTGGCCTGGTTCTTATGCGACTGTTCATATAACCGCTCAAGTTGAGAAAGATATTCTTACTATTCCATCGAGTGCAATGGTGTTTCAAGAAAAAGGAACGCAAGTGGCCGTTGTGGATGATGATCATCGTGTTCGTTTTAAATCGATCATGGTAACTCGAATCTTAGATGCTACGGTTGAGGTGTCTGAAGGAATTTCAGTAAACGATCGAATTATCAATAATCCCAGTGCCGCTTTACTGGAAGGTGATCAAGTGCGCATAGTTACACCTACAAAAGGGTATATGCTAGAAGACAAGTCGGGGTCGGAATTAAAAACATCTCGAGAATCGGCACTGCGAGAACAACATGCACCATAA
- a CDS encoding efflux transporter outer membrane subunit — protein MQSLFLNLWYFGIKLSGYLLAVAILAACGTFPAVNLSPSYQPTQFVVPDSWQGQSPFIKANPSDGELRPDWWKLYDDPVLDGLIEQAMIANPDLHAAAERFIQARNIMMKARSQYIPKVGIGFGASNNRQSDHSLFRGLGEHDQDVRVNTGGIASWEPDFWSELRNAARIGIYRAQERAADYGNARLSLQAEVASYYFILRGLDAQIAIYTQSIDLYNYSLNIVEEQFSGAIASALDVARAQSLLYSTESKIAIIRSERQMMEQAIAVLLNLAPANFKLEPVDNFHQINLYIPQTFPSTLLERRPDIAAMERRMAQANSAIGIARAAFFPNVAFRLGGGLEDSGLNLLSLANSFWAYGSTVSLPIFQGGYRRAQLQQSWSAYRETEDLYRATVLNAFREVEGNLIQTHWLTIAADRQDASVGANQKTQDLTMELYVGGLATSLELIYAQLNTLIARVESVQIKINLLKASVALIRSLGGGWNYKDLPKDDQIQPFQVFQYWNLEKPMPVGGIDVNIDKPAVNDLTKPFTNH, from the coding sequence ATGCAATCCTTATTTCTGAATTTGTGGTATTTTGGTATAAAGCTCAGCGGCTATTTATTAGCTGTAGCTATTCTTGCCGCTTGCGGCACCTTTCCCGCAGTTAATCTTTCTCCTTCATATCAACCGACTCAATTCGTTGTGCCAGATTCATGGCAAGGACAAAGCCCATTCATCAAAGCCAATCCATCGGATGGTGAGCTAAGGCCCGATTGGTGGAAATTGTATGATGATCCGGTACTGGATGGACTTATAGAGCAGGCAATGATAGCCAATCCTGATTTGCACGCAGCCGCTGAGCGGTTTATCCAAGCGCGTAATATCATGATGAAAGCTCGATCTCAGTATATACCTAAGGTCGGTATCGGGTTCGGTGCTTCGAATAATAGGCAATCCGATCATAGCCTTTTCCGCGGCCTTGGGGAGCATGATCAGGATGTAAGGGTTAATACAGGTGGAATCGCATCCTGGGAACCAGATTTCTGGTCAGAGCTACGGAATGCGGCACGAATTGGAATTTATCGCGCTCAAGAGCGAGCAGCAGATTATGGGAATGCGCGACTCAGTCTACAAGCAGAAGTAGCATCGTATTACTTCATATTGCGTGGATTGGATGCACAAATTGCAATCTACACGCAATCTATCGATCTCTATAACTATTCATTGAATATTGTTGAAGAGCAATTTTCTGGCGCAATTGCATCAGCTCTTGATGTTGCGCGGGCCCAGTCGTTGTTATATAGCACCGAATCAAAAATAGCGATTATTCGAAGCGAGCGTCAGATGATGGAACAAGCCATTGCCGTTCTTCTTAATCTTGCTCCGGCTAATTTTAAGCTTGAGCCAGTCGATAATTTCCATCAAATCAATCTTTACATTCCTCAGACGTTTCCTTCTACTTTGTTAGAACGCCGGCCTGATATCGCTGCAATGGAGCGCAGGATGGCGCAGGCTAACAGCGCTATTGGCATTGCTCGTGCCGCATTTTTCCCGAATGTGGCTTTCCGACTTGGAGGCGGATTAGAAGATTCTGGTCTCAATCTACTCAGTTTAGCAAATAGTTTTTGGGCTTATGGTTCCACTGTTTCTCTTCCAATCTTTCAAGGTGGATATCGCCGCGCTCAATTACAACAATCATGGTCGGCTTATCGCGAAACAGAAGATTTGTATCGTGCAACAGTGTTGAATGCTTTTCGTGAAGTTGAAGGAAATTTGATCCAAACGCATTGGTTGACTATCGCTGCCGATCGGCAAGATGCATCTGTTGGGGCGAACCAAAAAACACAAGACCTTACTATGGAACTTTACGTAGGTGGGTTGGCTACAAGTCTTGAACTCATTTATGCGCAACTCAATACATTGATAGCACGTGTAGAATCTGTGCAGATCAAAATTAATTTGTTGAAAGCATCCGTGGCACTAATTCGTTCACTCGGGGGTGGGTGGAATTACAAGGATCTACCTAAGGATGATCAAATTCAGCCTTTCCAAGTATTTCAGTATTGGAATCTTGAAAAACCGATGCCTGTGGGAGGCATAGATGTCAATATTGACAAACCTGCGGTCAATGATTTAACAAAACCCTTCACGAATCATTGA